One Micromonas commoda chromosome 7, complete sequence genomic window carries:
- a CDS encoding predicted protein produces the protein MAITASPVVAQPKVSQVRPARIYKASTGPLKTPAGSGTKASPSQSRGGRWTHALFEKVRGEVQRSAHALLHDRHDAPLVLPLEVNIVLVGFDGDGGYRYRADAEALETFLRQSFGHFRPSSMSTGRPLEVSIELHYNVVHAGTDHLRTIESAISHSAEPADDEPPPHPWGDVELLAKKSTNDNDNNDNDKRWRAYEVEAAGPVENAVDFVYRKIFASLNPTVRNLEPVAVFVLNPDKCRMDPGKDHDALDWRDASGISRAPPETLSPPELLAEECGYAYRYRYMDGEGASAAWVGAGRYAVLDLGAGPAALTRVGRGVGGAENGGAAADGTDWGDAATTTETSLPRLGPLLLPYARYLEENGDDEGTRADLVTRRDAHMRGRLSTLVLSSVRHLLAPDVAAETLDFAERVMVPVIVLRDHNSFWPLDLESAGPFRHLDVELVKEEAKKMLQPGQEIVLMTGTHNLHEHKRLTAAVLRSLRTSSRADRRNAGSGPGHEHTYHVTARRYLDGATLLEEFRGSADLLASGLVGLEDPDLDAAFYAQANRLADSTDGDDELVGDTNQGRGYKPKPKQQHGTRVVPVYVLSLAGLPPGVLIDGESMVAAADDLVIVLQGLGAGRGEWVPVRFASNDRLVHARPGEPTRHVVAGVARALGGVVSPTERWSPIHGGVVENWLWAVGHHPFGPFSGCPTMSVVLQDVAKRNAALTRVDTALRAVRAGIAEIEAFGDEFLASPFRSLSTDDTAGDDDDGAHVVLKSSKGTWLDYLYRDPKRVGPPGPLPQSVVAQLEKELRGVETAFVDLGGKLYNHDLDEAHSASSTILIAAHAFEARARDEVARARHGLRCCRAEHSRPGAARERRPGAFPVVAVVGAGAYLAAAYLRGGSGGRGRVGGALRDATGRGRGWMKYKRRAHAD, from the exons ATGGCGATCACCGCCTCGCCGGTCGTCGCGCAGCCGAAGGTGAGCCAGGTGCGCCCCGCGAGGATCTACAAAGCGTCCACCGGCCCGCTGAAGACCCCGGCGGGGAGCGGCACCAAGGCATCCCCGTCGCAATCGAGGGGCGGCAGGTGGACGCACGCCCTCTTCGAgaaggtccgcggcgaggtgcagAGGAGCGCGCACGCGTTGCTGCACGACAGACACGACGCCCCGTTGGTCCTCCCGCTCGAGGTGAACATCGTGCTCGTcggcttcgacggcgacggcggctacAGGTAcagggcggacgccgaggcgctggagacgTTCCTCCGACAATCATTCGGACACTTCCGCCCGAGCTCCATGAGCACCGGCCGGCCGCTGGAGGTCAGCATCGAGCTCCACTACAACGTGGTCCACGCGGGCACCGACCACCTGCGCACGATCGAGTCCGCCATATCGCACTCCGCGGAGCCGGCGGAtgacgagccgccgccgcacccgtggggcgacgtcgagctccttgccAAAAAGTCCACGAACGACAACGACAACAACGACAACGACAAGCGGTGGCGCGCGTacgaggtcgaggcggcgggtccggtGGAGAACGCGGTTGATTTCGTCTACCGCAAGATATTCGCGTCGCTCAATCCCACGGTGCGCAACCtggagcccgtcgccgtgttCGTGCTCAACCCCGACAAGTGTCGGATGGACCCGGGCAAAGAccacgacgcgctggactggagggacgcgtcgggcatatcgcgcgcgccccccgagACGCTGTCCCCGCCGGAGCTTCTCGCCGAGGAGTGCGGGTACGCGTACAGGTACAGGTACatggacggcgagggcgcttcggcggcgtgggtcggcgcgggccgaTACGCGGTGCtggacctcggcgcgggtcccgcggcgttgacgcgggtggggcggggcgtgggcggcgcggagaacgggggagccgcggcggatggaaCCGActggggcgacgcggcgaccacgacggagacgtcgcTCCCGCGGCTCGGTCCCTTATTGCTGCCGTACGCGCGGTACCTGGAAGAAAACGGGGACGACGAAGGGACGAGAGCGGACTTGGTGACACGAAGGGACGCGCACATGCGCGGGCGGCTCTCCACCCTGGTGCTTTCGAGCGTGCGTCACCTGCTGGcgccggacgtcgccgcggagacgctcgATTTCGCCGAACGAGTCATGGTCCCCGTCATCGTGCTCAGGGACCATAACTCGTTCTGGCCGCTCGATCTGGAGAGCGCCGGACCGTTTCggcacctcgacgtcgagctcgtcaaggaggaggccaagaagATGCTCCAGCCCGGGCAGGAGATCGTGCTCATGACGGGTACCCACAACCTCCACGAGCACAAGcgcctcaccgccgcggtgctaCGATCGCTCCGAacgtcctcgagggcggATCGTCGCAACGCGGGAAGTGGGCCGGGGCACGAGCACACCTaccacgtcaccgcgcgtcgatacctcgacggcgccacgCTGTTAGAGGAGTTTCGCGGGAGCGCGGACTTGCTGGCGTCGGGGCTCGTGGGTCTGGAAGATCcggacctcgacgcggcgtttTACGCGCAGGCGAATCGGTTGGCGGATTCGACcgatggggacgacgagtTGGTTGGGGACACGAACCAAGGACGGGGGTACAAACCCAAACCCAAACAGCAACACGGCACGAGGGTCGTCCCGGTGTACGTCCTCTCCCTCGCGGGTTTACCCCCCGGCGTcctcatcgacggcgagtccatggtggccgccgcggacgatcTGGTCATCGTGCTgcagggc ctcggcgccggccgcgggGAGTGGGTCCCCGTTCGGTTCGCGTCTAACGACAGGTTGGTTCACGCGAGGCCGGGGGAACCGACGCgacacgtcgtcgccggcgtcgcgcgagccctcggcggcgtcgtgtcCCCGACCGAGCGCTGGTCCCCGATacacggcggcgtggtggaGAACTGGCTGTGGGCGGTGGGACACCACCCGTTCGGCCCGTTCTCGGGATGTCCGACGATGAGCGTGGTGTTGCAGGACGTGGCCAagaggaacgcggcgctcacgcGGGTGGACACCGCGTTGAGGGCGGTTCGCGCCGGCATCGCGGAGATTGAGGCGTTTGGGGATGAgttcctcgcgtcgccgtttaGATCCCTCTCCACAGACGACacagccggcgacgacgacgacggagctCACGTGGTGCTCAAGTCGTCGAAAGGAACGTGGCTCGACTACCTGTACAGGGACCCGAAACGCGTAGGCCCGCCCGGTCCGCTGCCGCAGTCGGTGGTGGCGCagctggagaaggagctGAGGGGCGTCGAAACCGCGTTTGTGGACCTCGGGGGTAAGCTGTACAACCACGAcctggacgaggcgcactccgcgtcgtccaccatcctcatcgccgcgcacgcgttcgAGGCCAGGGCCAGGGACGAGGTGgcccgcgcgaggcacgGTCTGCGGTGCTGCCGGGCGGAGCACTCgaggcccggcgcggcgcgagaaCGTCGTCCGGGTGCGTTCccagtcgtcgccgtcgtcggcgcgggggcgtacctcgcggcggcgtacctgcgcggcgggagcggcgggcgcggcagGGTGGGCGGGGCGCTGAGGGATGCCACGGGTCGGGGTCGCGGGTGGATGAAGTACAAGCGGAGGGCGCACGCGGACTGA
- a CDS encoding predicted protein, translating to MSLRRLATKALTGAATFQRAVSHGPNGLFARSATGAEAASRMLARQAPGGRRFASASTNPDPAKAWSMYYTHENAYLNWVRNGATFTAVGMAFTIFKGQTEHAPVSLGGCVVQSMGACYMVLGATQYVTSSVALRNLMGISPVGWAWISLNASWPTALYLIGLSCFHGLHPRWLLGLIADNSAVLPARLQERIFQLVAEARHKEFEEKSKRRRTGTRTGF from the coding sequence ATGTCGCTCCGAAGACTCGCGACGAAGGCCCTGACGGGAGCCGCGACGTTCCAGCGCGCGGTTTCCCATGGCCCTAACGGTTTATTCGcccggagcgcgacgggcgcggaggcggcgtcgcgcatgCTCGCTCGTCAGGCGCCCGGCGGAAGACgcttcgccagcgcctcgacaAATCCCGACCCCGCCAAGGCTTGGTCGATGTACTACACGCACGAGAACGCATACCTGAACTGGGTCCGCAACGGCGCCacgttcaccgcggtggGTATGGCGTTCACCATCTTCAAGGGTCAGACCGAGCACGCTCCGGTGTCTTTGGGGGGATGCGTGGTACAGTCCATGGGGGCGTGTTACATGGTTTTGGGGGCAACACAGTACGTGACCTCCAGCGTGGCTCTAAGGAATCTGATGGGCATATCCCCGGTGGGGTGGGCGTGGATATCTCTCAACGCATCGTGGCCCACAGCCCTTTACCTTATCGGTCTCTCGTGCTTTCACGGCCTGCACCCGCGATGGTTGCTGGGCCTCATCGCCGATAACTCAGCAGTGCTGCCGGCAAGACTCCAGGAGCGGATCTTCCAGCTCGTTGCAGAGGCGAGGCACAAGGAGTTCGAAGAGAAGTCCAAGCGACGTCgaacggggacgaggacggggttCTGA
- a CDS encoding predicted protein, with protein sequence MAPKKATPKKAAPKKAKTPKSPKATKTIKKTAKKADKADKPKRAPGPYMLFCKAMRPKIVAKNPKFTFGEVGKELGAQWKKLSDAEKKKYAK encoded by the coding sequence ATGGCTCCCAAGAAGGCTACCCCCAAGAAGGCTGCGcccaagaaggccaagacCCCCAAGTCCCCCAAGGCCACCAAGACCATCAAGAAGaccgccaagaaggctgaCAAGGCTGACAAGCCCAAGCGTGCCCCCGGCCCTTACATGCTCTTCTGCAAGGCCATGCGCCCCAAGATCGTCGCCAAGAACCCCAAGTTTACCTTCGGCGAGGTTGgcaaggagctcggcgcccagTGGAAGAAgctctccgacgccgagaagaagaagtaCGCCAAGTAA
- a CDS encoding predicted protein: MGRSRKHEPPRGGLNGYLAWNKSHLFRSFLGLPVPPKEFRHPEFSEAFAKLDAENNNAPRSGSAVKVHVDSSDAKEKTEALEGREVFDPVVYHNSDVYTPHICALEGDRSIYSFGTLEDWWFMLVNDASWPTLIGGEIVLEGIVIFTCGCLLTIAQMLEGDSGSNATFKDNLLLSLTTVRLSTDKIFGWQPTTASSPLEVCVLALYGWTHWLLLSVASALIVARALRPARSGLFSPDMVVNDDSVQVRFMVLRNQIQNGMGFLYNMEFTMQGMTVNGQTVDMPLIRSKYALWRNSNNIITLRHSVKDASSPFNDGFPGGRQKVRDIFVTLSAMDMDGNSVLMSAIYLDPLLMDPVVEKKLRPFSRILHNHKFVDMYRIARHPESSQMASADPKFVCNLDNFIKTAPLKDGEPGFIMSSPDNPDKDNKGS; encoded by the coding sequence aTGGGGCGCAGTCGCAAACACGAGCCCCCGCGGGGAGGATTGAACGGATACTTGGCATGGAACAAGAGCCATCTGTTCCGCTCGTTCCTGGGCCTTCCCGTCCCTCCGAAGGAGTTCAGACATCCCGAGTTCTCCGAAGCGTTCGCGAAGTTGGACGCCGAGAACAACAACGCTCCCCGGAGCGGCAGCGCCGTAAAGGTTCACGTCGATTCGAGCGACGCGAAAGAGAAAACAGAGGCACTGGAAGGTCGGGAAGTCTTCGATCCGGTCGTCTATCACAACTCCGACGTATACACCCCGCACATCTGTGCGCTCGAAGGCGATCGCTCAATTTATAGTTTCGGCACGCTGGAGGACTGGTGGTTCATGCTGGTGAACGACGCGTCGTGGCCGACACTCATTGGAGGCGAGATCGTGCTGGAGGGTATCGTCATCTTCACGTGCGGCTGCCTACTCACCATCGCGCAGATGCTCGAAGGGGATAGCGGGTCCAACGCAACCTTTAAGGACAACCTCTTGCTCTCGTTGACAACCGTGCGCCTGTCCACCGACAAGATATTCGGTTGGCAGCCGACTACCGCAAGCTCTCCGCTGGAGGTGTGCGTGCTGGCACTATACGGTTGGACACATTGGCTACTGCTAAGCGTGGCATCGGCGCTCatcgtggcgcgcgcgctgcgacCGGCTCGGTCTGGATTGTTCTCGCCGGACATGGTTGTTAACGACGACTCCGTGCAAGTCCGCTTCATGGTGCTGAGGAACCAGATTCAAAACGGGATGGGATTCCTTTACAACATGGAGTTCACGATGCAGGGCATGACCGTAAACGGACAGACGGTGGATATGCCCTTGATTCGCAGCAAGTACGCACTCTGGAGGAACTCGAATAATATCATAACCTTACGACACAGCGTCAAGGATGCGAGCTCGCCGTTCAACGATGGATTTCCCGGGGGCAGGCAGAAGGTACGAGACATCTTCGTGACGCTCAGCGCGATGGATATGGACGGGAACTCGGTGTTGATGTCGGCGATATACTTGGATCCTCTGTTGATGGACCCTGTCGTGGAAAAAAAGCTGCGACCGTTCAGCCGGATCCTTCACAACCACAAGTTTGTGGACATGTACAGAATCGCTCGACATCCCGAGAGCAGTCAGATGGCTTCCGCGGACCCCAAGTTCGTCTGCAACCTGGACAACTTCATCAAGACGGCGCCTCTGAAGGATGGAGAGCCAGGTTTTATCATGTCGTCGCCAGATAACCCCGACAAAGACAATAAAGGTTCCTGA
- a CDS encoding predicted protein yields MGFFSPSRKKQPAEEARGSDGDGGDPASAASDPAPAVTTGVPRPALVSSDRRAAPPPVVAPTNITSCITADDDGAWRFQPCTVVVHNPGAAPVLFKVKALHPDEVFVKPNQGAIAAGDDIELTLTFKHPDVAETSAPRPNELAVLSLACDAGHSLPCDPAVEQPPSVFVSRAFDAADKHRAFPARKVAVNFDITVAKAVRRACEAAAREAEGRACEAAARSARARARGEAARRFGCVWRALARTRALARQGYYSEDLASEVRAMEARFESGLAAARAENDGLRTNLEISRGNAAREEAECRRLEAEIDELSLELEHTRAEADRARAEANAHEEAAASASAAAGVAADRLLSAEKSREEKRDRIVEMVKAEAEGKIAQETTRMATEHARRRKLFDDVVTNLTGRCEASDKERHDAVAKLELSRSELADARRRLDTLHRAVPNVLANVHARWKLGGGDGTWTARVVFATWRHVAVIARESERLNRCVEELVRERAERETMIREARREARLDAERTASARVVRLESANDALMTDLRDASDAAQLARGEVARLARLRETDSTENARRMRAELDAKEAREEAKAHARRIRALRDLSSRVGRSPVEGPGGRGGPVAEDSCAGCSDDDDEPSSPASRLDAEARENLRRGSLMKRTGSSPPPSPSRRAASRDPHVLLSRAKSAARASSQASAGWGGWGDGDRATPPPSPAGCAQLATRRAERGGAGVDGYLALARAAARRFNEPLVSPPAA; encoded by the coding sequence ATGGGGTTCTTTTCCCCGAGTCGCAAGAAGCagccggcggaggaggcgcgcgggagcgacggggacggcggcgacccggccTCGGCAGCTTCCGACCCGGCCCCGGCCGTGACGACCGGGGTCccgcgacccgcgctcgTATCGtcggaccgccgcgccgcgccgcctcccgtcgtcgcgccgacgaacaTCACGTCGTGcatcaccgcggacgacgacggcgcttGGCGCTTCCAGCCGtgcaccgtcgtcgtccacaaccccggcgccgcgcccgtgctcTTCAAAGTCAAGGCTCTCCATCCCGACGAGGTGTTCGTCAAGCCCAACcagggcgcgatcgcggctgGGGACGATATCGAGCTCACCCTCACGTTCAAAcaccccgacgtcgcggagaccTCGGCCCCGAGGCCCAacgagctcgccgtgctctccctcgcgtgcgacgccgggcACTCGCTCCCGTGCGACCCCGCGGTGGAGCAGCCCCCTTCGGTGTTCGTATCGCGagcgttcgacgcggcggacaaACACCGCGCGTTCCCCGCGCGTAAGGTGGCCGTGAACTTCGACATCaccgtcgccaaggcggtgAGACGCGCGTgtgaggcggcggcgagagaagcggagggacgcgcgtgtgaggcggcggcgaggtcggcgagggcgagggcgaggggagAGGCGGCTCGGCGGTTTGGCTGCGtgtggcgcgcgctcgcgaggacgcgcgcgctcgcgaggcagGGGTACTACTCCGAGGACCTGGCGAGTGAGGTgagggcgatggaggcgaggTTCGAGTCcggcttggcggcggcgcgggcggagaaCGACGGGCTGAGGACCAACCTGGAGATATCGCGGggcaacgcggcgagggaggaggcggagtgTCGCAGGCTCGAAGCCGAGATTGACGAGCTCAGTCTGGAACTGGAGCACACCAGAGCCGAGGCGGACCGCGCCAGAGCGGAGGCGAACGCgcacgaggaggcggcggcgtcggcatccgccgcagccggcgtcgccgccgaccggcTCCTCTCCGCGGAAAAGTCGAGAGAGGAAAAGCGGGACCGGATCGTGGAGATGgtcaaggctgaggcggagGGGAAGATCGCGCAGGAGACCACGCGCATGGCGACGGagcacgcgcggcgacgtaaGCTGTTCGACGACGTGGTGACGAACCTCACGGGTAGGTGCGAGGCTTCGGATAAGGAAAGACACGACGCGGTGGCAAAGTTGGAGCTCTCCAGAAGCGAGCTGGCCGACGCGCGCAGACGACTGGATAcgctccatcgcgccgtcccgAACGTGCTGGCGAACGTTCACGCGCGGTGGAAGCtgggcggtggcgacgggacgtggacggcgcgcgtcgtgttTGCCACGTGGCGCCACGTGGCTGTCATCGCGAGGGAATCGGAACGGCTGAACCGgtgcgtcgaggagctcgtgcgtgaacgcgccgagcgcgaaaCAATGATCCGCGAGGCTAGGCGGGAGGCCAGGTTGGACGCCGAGCGaacagcctcggcgcgcgtggtTCGGCTCGAatccgcgaacgacgccctCATGACCGACCTGAGGGACGCGTCCGAtgcggcacagctggcgcggggcgaggtgGCGCGGCTGGCTCGGCTTCGAGAGACGGATTCGACGGAAAACGCTCGGCGGATGCGAGCCGAGTtggacgcgaaggaggcgagggaggaggcgaaggcgcacgcgcgccgaATCAGGGCTCTGCGGGATCTCTCCTCCCGGGTGGGGCGATCGCCGGTTGAAGGtccgggcgggcgcggtggcccgGTGGCCGAGGACTCGTGCGCCGGGtgctcggacgacgacgacgaaccgtcgtcgcccgcgtctcgACTCGACGCCGAAGCTCGCGAGAATCTCCGGCGAGGATCGCTGATGAAGAGAACCGGCtcatcgcctcctccctctccctcgcggcgtgcggccTCGCGCGACCCGCACGTGCTCCTCTCGCGCGCcaagtcggcggcgagggcgtcgtcccaGGCGTCCGCGGGATGGGGCGGatggggcgacggggaccgcgcgacgccgccgccgtcccccgcTGGttgcgcacagctggcgacgaggcgagccgagcgaggcggcgcgggcgtggacgggtacctggcgctggcgcgagccgcggcgaggcggttcAACGAGCCGTTGGtgtccccgccggcggcttAG
- a CDS encoding predicted protein, producing the protein MRDTGALAARSLAHVEPHIQPGVTTAALDAIVRDFIADNGATAATLGYRGYKHSSCISVNEVVCHGVPSDKVTLKAGDIVNVDVTTVLNGWYGDTSKTFVVGGEDAASDEANRLVRTTREALRLGLSGCRAGARLGDVTEPIHEHLSRAGYGVVNQFRAHGIGRTFHAAPFIQHGKGRRGQGLLLKPGMFFTVEPMANEGAVATKTLKDGWTVVTKDGKLSAQFEHTVGVVEGGCEVFTRVPGTDAFI; encoded by the coding sequence ATGCGAGATACGGgtgcgctcgccgctcgaTCTCTCGCCCACGTCGAGCCGCACATCCAGCCCGGggtcaccaccgcggcgctaGACGCGATCGTGCGTGATTTCATAGCCGACAAtggcgcgaccgccgccaccttAGGGTACAGAGGGTACAAGCACTCGTCGTGCATCAGCGTCAACGAGGTCGTCTGCCACGGGGTGCCATCGGACAAGGTCACGTTGAAGGCTGGGGACATCGTCAACGTGGACGTCACCACCGTGCTCAACGGATGGTACGGGGACACGAGCAAGACGTTCGTGGTcgggggcgaggacgcggcgagcgatgAGGCGAACAGGCTGgtgcgaacgacgcgggaggcgctGAGGCTGGGGCTGTCGGGATGCAGGGCTGGCGCCAGGCTCGGGGACGTGACCGAGCCGATACACGAGCACCTGAGTCGCGCGGGGTACGGTGTCGTGAACCAGTTCAGAGCGCACGGCATCGGGCGGACGTttcacgcggcgccgttcatCCAGCACGGCAAAGGACGAAGGGGACAGGGGCTACTCCTGAAGCCCGGGATGTTCTTCACCGTCGAGCCGATGGCCAACGaaggcgcggtggcgacaaAGACCCTTAAGGACGGCTGGACTGTGGTGACAAAGGACGGTAAATTATCCGCCCAGTTCGAACACACCGTGGGGGTGGTGGAGGGCGGGTGCGAGGTGTTCACGCGCGTTCCGGGGACCGACGCGTTCATCTGA
- a CDS encoding predicted protein — MGGYDRFPLAASVAGPTQPVPVTPAAHNKHQTMRASIERAAAIDKDSGASAAPTWSVGEALASQYTGVPTAAETAAAAQHAPTGVARESVPGMAKSVADSMGGIEDLRKGREYAVAWELEVWKQAQEAKWTAHMRQKETERMAVLEGEWRRREAQRESDHRRMREDTAALEKKLAAAVAQVEERERKLIAAEESLSVRREAERREMAQRMSEAQHAVRRLQQECEHQLEMERGRGADVERQKKALEERVEEANARAAAVERAFHGYKRAHLESSEATLHAEIARLQQQRSDAEQTAHEAVKSRDRFKTQIQKMAKQVVALERERTYLRAALSAVGGGQEVRLPVGTTHPKPRPAPSRTDFMSDLFGGADENAAPSVGKNGQSSTRASDDNFLQEFRDSIAALEAEAAEAERVGHVSHGAARQAAAAKAREENEPWRPAGASPAKPPKSPGRSKSPGRSKSPGRSVRRSLAAETEEASTKGGKSPSALEQLRARRAASRRESPAKDLGEPDPSWSYGSESGLKALFAEAEAEEAAREAAREAQEASRERRTAAAAAAEREKDAPIAVEPEPEPSPERPKQPVTAASLAEKRSLEKEVRRLVAERTELMATGAYTSSDRVVAMIDEKIAELTKAVAR, encoded by the coding sequence ATGGGCGGGTACGATCGGTTCCCGCTCgcagcctccgtcgcgggcccGACGCAGCCCGTAccggtgacgcccgcggcgcacaACAAGCACCAGACGATGCGGGCGTCCATCGAGCGAGCAGCCGCGATTGACAAGGACTCGGGCGCTTCAGCCGCCCCGACTTggagcgtcggcgaggcgctcgcgtcccagTACACCGGcgtgcccaccgcggcggagacggccgcggccgcgcagcacgcgccgacgggcgTGGCACGGGAGTCGGTCCCCGGGATGGCCAAATCCGTCGCGGACAGCATGGGCGGCATAGAGGACCTTCGCAAGGGCCGCGAGTACGCCGTCGCGTGGGAGCTCGAGGTTTGGAAGCAGGCGCAAGAGGCCAAGTGGACGGCGCACATGCGCCAGAAGGAGACGGAGCGCATGgccgtcctcgagggcgagtgGCGCCGACGTGAGGCGCAGCGCGAGAGCGACCACCGTCGCATGCGCGAGGACACCGCGGCTCTCGAGAAGAAAttagccgccgcggtggcgcaggtggaggagcgcgagcgtaagctcatcgccgcggaggaatCCCTGagcgtccggcgcgaggctgagcgcaGGGAGATGGCGCAGCGGATGTCCGAGGCGCAGCACGCGGTGCGACGGCTGCAGCAGGAGTGCGAACACCAGCTCGAGATGGagcgcggtcgaggcgcggATGTCGAGCGGCAAAAGAAGGCGTtggaggagcgcgtcgaggaggctaacgcgcgcgccgccgccgtggagcgCGCGTTCCACGGGTACAaacgcgcgcacctcgagtCATCCGAGGCGACGCTCCACGCGGAGATCGCCAGGCTCCAGCAGCAGCGGTCGGACGCCGAGCAGACGGCGCACGAGGCGGTGAAATCCCGCGACAGGTTCAAGACGCAGATCCAAAAGATGGCCAAGCAGGTGGtggcgctggagcgcgaACGGACGtacctgcgcgccgcgctctccgcggtgggcggcggccaagaGGTTCGCCTCCCGGTGGGAACCACGCACCCCAAGCCgagacccgcgccgtccaggaCCGACTTTATGTCGGACCTCtttggcggcgccgacgaaaacgcggcgccgagcgtcgGCAAAAACGGTCAATCATCCACACGCGCGTCTGACGATAACTTCCTCCAGGAGTTTAGGGattccatcgccgcgctcgaggcggaggcggctgaggctgagcgcgTGGGGCACGTgtcccacggcgccgcgcggcaggcggctgcggcgaaggCCCGGGAGGAGAACGAGCCCTGgcgacccgcgggcgcgtccccggccAAGCCACCAAAGTCGCCGGGCAGGTCCAAATCGCCGGGCAGGTCCAAGTCACCGGGCAGGAGCGTGCGCaggagcctcgcggcggagaccgAGGAGGCGTCGACCAAGGGCGGCAAGtccccgtccgcgctcgagcagcttcgcgcgaggcgcgcggcttCGAGGCGGGAGTCCCCCGCGAaggacctcggcgagcccgaCCCGTCCTGGTCGTACGGGAGCGAGTCGGGACTGAAGGCTCTcttcgcggaggctgaggcggaggaggcggcgcgcgaggcggcgcgcgaggctcagGAGGCGTCCAGGGAGAggcggaccgccgccgccgccgccgccgagcgggaGAAGGATGCCCCCATCGCGGTTGAGCCCGAGCCTGAGCCGTCCCCCGAGCGTCCCAAGCAacccgtcaccgcggcgagcctcgcggagaagaggTCGCTGGAGAAGGAGGTGCGCCGGCTGGTAGCTGAGCGCACGGAGCTTatggcgacgggggcgtaCACGTCCTCGGACAGGGTGGTGGCGATGATCGACGAAaagatcgccgagctcaccaAGGCTGTGGCTCGATGA